The genomic region CAACTTACCTTTAGCCAGCTCCAGAATGGCATGTTGCGGGTCGCTGAGGTTGAGAGCTTGCTGAATCTTGCGGAAGATCCCGACTCCGTAATCGCGGATCCTGATGGTAATATTTGCGGCATCACGAGACACAAGAATCTCAGCTGTCTTTGACGCAGCGTGGTCAATGACGTTGTTGAACATTTCCGTCACCCCATGGGCACAGATATCCATCACATTATTGCGTACACCAAGCAAGTACGGCTTCACTTCGCGTAACCAGATCTGGTCCTCCGTAAGCTCAGGACCGAGCTGGATAACCTTCTTATTGCCAGTCAACACCTTGAGGGTATAGCGTCTGGCCTTGGTCTTTCCTTCTGCTACCAGGAGGCCCGCTTTTATGAGGGCTACTAGACGATTGACGATTGCCACCCGAGACAGGCCAAATTTTTCAGTTGTTAGCCGGCCGATGTCGGTTGGATGGTCCTCGACATGGCGGATGATAAATTCTTGAATTTCTTGAGATGTTTTATTATCGACAGACACAGGACATGCTCCACCTATTCATTTATAACAACATGCTAGTTTATTGTAAACATGAACATGGTTATTGTTAACTTAAGCTCATATTCGAGAAGCGTCGGAGAAAAACCAGGACGAATCGCGAGCTAATAAGGGGAAAATATTCAGCTCGTGGCATAATTGGACCACCTGGGGCACAGGCAACAACCAGAGTCCTAGATCGATCACCCTCGACAGGCAGCGCCCCTGGCCCTCTATCCGGCACCGTCACGCATGCTGTGAGAAGACCTTCCTGTTGACAGGAGGCACACATCGTCATACCATTCCCAATGTGGAGAAATGGGCCTATGCGTTCGATCCAGACAAGAACACCCGGCTCATCCGGGAGCGCGGAATCAGCTTCGAACAGATCATCGCGCTGATTGAAAGCGGCTATCTCGTTCAGGTACTGGAACATCACGACCGCGAGCGCTATCCCAACCAGCTTCTCTACGAAGTCGATGTAGATGGATATATTTACGTCGTCCCAGTCGTCAGAGACCACCAGATACTGTTTTTAAAGACGATCTATCCCAGCCGGAAGGCCACGAGAAGCCGCGCGAAAGGACGTCCATCATGAAGAAGAAGCTCGTGTTGGATCAAGACGAAGAACAGCTAATCGCTGAATACGAACGCGGTGCCTTCAGGCCGGTGAAGAATCAGGCGATGGCCAGAAAGACCGCCATGGAAACCGCCCATCGCTACATGCGTAAGGACGCCCGAATCAATATCCGATTATCGACTGCCGACCTTGAGCTCCTCAAGCAGCGCGCCGCCGAAGAAGGCCTGCCCTATCAAAGCCTGATCGCCAGCATCCTGCATAAATACGTCAGCCGCTCTGCACCACAGACCAACTAATCGGGAAACCTATTGAACTGGTGAATCAGCCCCAGCAGCAGCTCATGCCACGA from Nitrospira sp. harbors:
- a CDS encoding DUF4258 domain-containing protein; the protein is MEKWAYAFDPDKNTRLIRERGISFEQIIALIESGYLVQVLEHHDRERYPNQLLYEVDVDGYIYVVPVVRDHQILFLKTIYPSRKATRSRAKGRPS
- a CDS encoding antitoxin, with amino-acid sequence MKKKLVLDQDEEQLIAEYERGAFRPVKNQAMARKTAMETAHRYMRKDARINIRLSTADLELLKQRAAEEGLPYQSLIASILHKYVSRSAPQTN